In Streptomyces liangshanensis, the DNA window AGACTTGTCCGTTGGCCGTGTCGTGAGCCGTGCCTCGCGTGGAAAACCATTCGACGTGCCGGGCGGTGTGGACGAACATCGAGGCATGTTCCGGTACGCCTTCCTCGCAGCGCCGTCCGCAGTCGCGGACGCGCCGAAGGCTGCCGCTCTCCTCGCTGCGGCGCCCGTCGGCGGCGCCCGAAGCTGACCCTTCCCGGATCGTCCGGCGGACCCCGTAGGGGGAGGGTCGGCAAGTCCAGGGGGTCCCTCTCACGCTTCGAGTTCCTTGAAGGGACCGCACCATCATGTCCAAGACGGCATACGTACGCACCAAGCCGCACCTCAACATCGGCACCATGGGCCACGTCGACCACGGCAAGACCACGCTCACCGCCGCCATCACCAAAGTCCTCAGCGACCGCGGGACGGGCACCTTCGTGCCGTTCGACCGCATCGACCGGGCGCCCGAGGAGGCGGCGCGGGGGATCACCATCAACATCGCGCATGTCGAGTACGAGACGGACACCCGTCACTACGCGCACGTCGACATGCCCGGCCACGCCGACTACATCAAGAACATGGTCACCGGCGCGGCGCAGCTCGACGGGGCGATCCTCGTCGTCTCCGCGCTCGACGGGATCATGCCGCAGACCGCCGAGCACGTCCTGCTCGCCCGCCAGGTCGGCGTCGACCACATCGTCGTCGCCCTCAACAAGGCCGACGCGGGCGACGACGAGCTCACGGACCTGGTCGAGCTGGAGGTGCGTGAACTGCTCACCTCGCAGGGGTACGGCGGGGACACGACGCCCGTCGTCCGGGTGTCGGGGCTGCGCGCGCTGGAGGGCGACCCGCGCTGGACGGGGTCGATCGAGGCGCTGCTCGACGCGGTCGACACGTATGTGCCGATCCCGGTCAGGTACACGGACGCGCCGTTCCTGCTGCCGGTGGAGAACGTCCTGACCATCACCGGCCGGGGGACGGTCGTGACGGGGGCGATCGAGCGAGGGACGGTACGGGTGGGCGACAAGGTGCAGGTCCTGGGCGGCGACCTGGGGCCGCAGGCCAGCACCGTCACCGGCCTGGAGACCTTCGGCAAGCCGATGGAGTCCGCCGAGGCCGGGGACAACGTCGCGCTCCTCCTGCGCGGGATGCCCCGCGACGCGATCCGTCGCGGACAGGTGGTGGCGGCGCCGGACACGGTGGTGCCGAGCCGGCGCTTCACGGCGCGGGTGTACATCCTCTCCGGGCGGGAGGGCGGCCGGACGACTCCGGTGGCGACCGGGTACCGGCCGCAGTTCTACATCCGTACGGCCGACGTGGTCGGGGACGTGGACCTGGGCGACACGGCGGTCGCGCGCCCCGGCGACACGGTCACCATGACCGTGGAGCTGGGCCGCGACATCCCGCTGGAGCCGGGGCTCGGGTTCGCGATCCGGGAGGGCGGCCGGACGGTCGGGGCGGGGACGGTTTCGTCGTTGCTGTGAGAGTCGCTGTTGTACGGGGAGTGGGGTTCCCGGGCCGGCTGTGCGGCGGGAGACGGGGTCCGGAGTCGTGCGCGACACTTCCTTCTGGGACCCAGCGGTGGGTCCGGTGCGGGAGAGGCGGCAGTCATGACGCGTACGGCCCTGGTCCTCGGTGGTGGCGGGATCACCGGCGTCGCCTGGACGATCGGGGTCCTGCACGGCCTCCGCCTCGCCGGCACGGATCTCACCACGGCGGATCTGATCGTCGGCACGTCGGCCGGATCGGTGGTCGGCGCGCAGATCGCCGCCGGGACGCATGACCTGGAGGCGCTGTACGAGCGGCAGCTCGCTCCGCCCGGGGACGAGCGGCCCGCGCGGCTCGGCCCGGCGGTCCTCTTCCGGTACGCCCGCGCGATGCTCGTGTCCCGTACCCCGGAGGCGTACGGGCAGCGGATCGGCCGGTACGCGCTGGCCGCGGCGGCGGGGCTGGAGGCGGAGGCGGACCGGCGGGCGGTGATCGCGTCGCGGATCATGGTCGATTCCTGGCCGGAGCGGGCGCTTGTGGTCACGGCCGTGGACGCGCTGACGGGGGAGCTCCGGGCGTTCGACCGGGAGAGCGGGGTGCCGGTGGTGGACGCGGTGGCGGCGAGCTGCGCGGTGCCGGGGGTGTGGCCGCCGGTCACCGTGGAGGGGCGGAAGTGGATCGACGGCGGGATGCACTCGCCCGCGAACGCGCAGTTGGCGGCCGGGTACGACCGGGTGGTCGTGATCGCGCCCGTCGGGTCCGGGAGCGGGGTGGTCGCGGGGCCGCAGAGCCAGGCGGCGGCGCTGGTCGCGGGGGGTGCGCGGGTGGAGGTCGTCACGCCGGGGGCGGCGGCGAAGAAGGCGATCGGGCACAACGTGTTGGATCCGGGGCGCCGTGCGGGTGCTGCGCGGGCGGGGGTGGTTCAGGGGGGTGGGGTTGTGGGGGTGGTGGGGGTGGTTTGGGGTGGGGGGCCTTGAGCGCCGGACCGGCTTGAAAGGTGTCCTCAAGCGCCGGACGGGCTGGGGGTGGCTCGGCGGGCTGGAGGGGGCTGGGGTGGGTGGTGTGGGTTGGGGTGCGCACAATGGGGGGGTGAGTGAGTTGATTCCCGTGGTGCGGGGTGTGGAGTTCGGGACCGCCAAGTTGATGCCCGACGTCGATCGGGAGCGGGCCTGGTTGTTGACCGTCGACGGGGCGCCCCAGTCGTACGTCGATCTTGACGAGCCCACCCACCTGGAGTTCGAGTACACCCGCCGCCTCGCCCACGTCGTCGACTCCGTCGCGGCCTCCGGTGAGCCGCTCGCCGTGGTGCATCTCGGGGGTGGCGGGCTCACGCTGCCCCGGTACGTGGCCGTCACCCGGCCGCACTCGCCCCAGCACGTCGTGGAGGCCGACGCCGGACTGCTGGCGCTGGTCGCCGAGCAGCTGCCGATACCCGCCGGCGCGGGCATCTCCGTGCACCACGCGGACGCCCGCGGCTGGCTCGCCCAGGCCGGGGAGCGCTCCGCGGACGTCATCGTCGCGGACGTCTTCGGCGGGTCGCGGATCCCCGCGCACCTCACCTCCGTCGAGTACGCCCGCGAGGCCGAGCGGGTCCTTCGTACCGACGGGATCTACCTCGCCAACCTCGCCGACGGCGCGCCCTTCGACTTCCTCCGCTCCCAACTGGCCACCTTCGCGGAGGTCTTCGAGGAACTGGCGCTGATCGCCGAGCCCGG includes these proteins:
- the tuf gene encoding elongation factor Tu, which gives rise to MSKTAYVRTKPHLNIGTMGHVDHGKTTLTAAITKVLSDRGTGTFVPFDRIDRAPEEAARGITINIAHVEYETDTRHYAHVDMPGHADYIKNMVTGAAQLDGAILVVSALDGIMPQTAEHVLLARQVGVDHIVVALNKADAGDDELTDLVELEVRELLTSQGYGGDTTPVVRVSGLRALEGDPRWTGSIEALLDAVDTYVPIPVRYTDAPFLLPVENVLTITGRGTVVTGAIERGTVRVGDKVQVLGGDLGPQASTVTGLETFGKPMESAEAGDNVALLLRGMPRDAIRRGQVVAAPDTVVPSRRFTARVYILSGREGGRTTPVATGYRPQFYIRTADVVGDVDLGDTAVARPGDTVTMTVELGRDIPLEPGLGFAIREGGRTVGAGTVSSLL
- a CDS encoding patatin-like phospholipase family protein — translated: MTRTALVLGGGGITGVAWTIGVLHGLRLAGTDLTTADLIVGTSAGSVVGAQIAAGTHDLEALYERQLAPPGDERPARLGPAVLFRYARAMLVSRTPEAYGQRIGRYALAAAAGLEAEADRRAVIASRIMVDSWPERALVVTAVDALTGELRAFDRESGVPVVDAVAASCAVPGVWPPVTVEGRKWIDGGMHSPANAQLAAGYDRVVVIAPVGSGSGVVAGPQSQAAALVAGGARVEVVTPGAAAKKAIGHNVLDPGRRAGAARAGVVQGGGVVGVVGVVWGGGP
- a CDS encoding spermidine synthase, with amino-acid sequence MSELIPVVRGVEFGTAKLMPDVDRERAWLLTVDGAPQSYVDLDEPTHLEFEYTRRLAHVVDSVAASGEPLAVVHLGGGGLTLPRYVAVTRPHSPQHVVEADAGLLALVAEQLPIPAGAGISVHHADARGWLAQAGERSADVIVADVFGGSRIPAHLTSVEYAREAERVLRTDGIYLANLADGAPFDFLRSQLATFAEVFEELALIAEPGVLRGRRFGNAVLVASHSAIDTAALARRTASDAFPARVEHGASLATFIGDATAVRDSGAVPSPRPPDGAFSIG